A genome region from Flavobacterium sp. includes the following:
- a CDS encoding Lrp/AsnC ligand binding domain-containing protein, protein MKINSLLIEIDGIDKEILRYLMDDARKPILQIANKIGISGAAIHQRLKKLEQSGVISGSKFTVNPKVLGYNTMAFIGVYLDKASRNSEAVKELRKIPEVLECHYTTGNWSVLIKIICRDNEHLMQLLNTKIQAIEGVSRTETFISLDQQIDRQIQL, encoded by the coding sequence ATGAAAATCAACTCGCTTTTAATCGAAATTGACGGAATCGATAAAGAAATCCTTCGATATCTTATGGATGATGCCCGAAAACCCATTTTACAAATTGCTAATAAAATTGGTATTTCCGGCGCTGCAATCCATCAGCGATTAAAAAAACTGGAACAATCAGGCGTAATTTCCGGATCGAAATTTACAGTAAATCCAAAAGTTCTGGGTTACAACACCATGGCTTTTATTGGAGTTTATCTGGACAAAGCCTCCCGAAATTCTGAAGCCGTAAAAGAATTAAGAAAAATCCCTGAAGTTTTGGAATGCCATTATACAACCGGAAACTGGTCGGTTTTGATTAAAATTATCTGTCGTGATAACGAACATTTAATGCAGCTTTTAAATACTAAAATCCAAGCTATTGAAGGAGTTTCAAGAACAGAAACTTTTATTTCACTGGATCAGCAGATTGACAGACAGATTCAATTGTAA
- a CDS encoding dihydroorotase, with translation MNRILIKNAKIVNEGSIFDGDVLIENDLIVEVADSISLKTSDCIVIDAEGNYLIPGAIDDQVHFREPGLTHKGDIESESRAAVAGGITSFIEQPNTVPNAVTQEILEDKYQIASQKSFANYSFMMGATNDNLEEVLKTNPKNVAGIKIFLGSSTGNMLVDREETLEKIFSSTPMLIAVHCEDETTIQNNLAEFKEKYGEDIPVTAHNLIRSAEACYLSSSKAVALAKKTGARLHIFHLSTAKEMELFTNKIPLEDKKITAEVCVHHLWFTDEDYKTKGNFIKWNPAVKTAEDRAELWKALNDGRIDVIATDHAPHTKEEKSQSYLKAPSGGPLVQHAVVVMFEAHHQGKISIEKIVEKMCHNPAKIFKIEKRGFIKEGYFADLVIVNPSLPWSVNHDNILYKCGWSPFEGTTFKSRITHTFVNGELVYNNFKVKDIRVGKRLLFDR, from the coding sequence ATGAACAGGATTTTAATAAAAAATGCCAAAATTGTAAACGAAGGGTCTATTTTTGACGGAGATGTTTTGATAGAAAATGACCTTATTGTTGAAGTAGCAGACAGCATCAGTCTAAAAACATCAGATTGTATTGTTATCGACGCCGAAGGAAATTATTTAATTCCCGGAGCGATTGACGATCAGGTACATTTTAGAGAACCAGGATTAACACATAAAGGTGATATAGAATCTGAATCAAGAGCTGCAGTTGCGGGCGGAATTACTTCTTTTATAGAACAGCCAAATACAGTTCCGAATGCGGTTACTCAGGAAATTTTAGAAGATAAATATCAAATTGCCTCTCAAAAATCATTTGCGAATTATTCGTTTATGATGGGAGCTACAAACGATAATCTGGAAGAAGTTTTAAAAACAAATCCAAAAAATGTTGCCGGAATCAAGATTTTCTTAGGTTCTTCAACAGGAAATATGCTGGTTGACAGAGAAGAAACTTTAGAAAAAATTTTCTCAAGCACACCAATGTTAATTGCAGTGCATTGCGAAGATGAAACGACAATTCAAAATAATCTGGCAGAGTTTAAAGAAAAATACGGAGAAGACATTCCGGTAACGGCACACAATTTAATCAGAAGTGCTGAGGCTTGTTATCTTTCGTCTTCAAAAGCAGTGGCGCTGGCTAAAAAAACCGGAGCAAGACTTCATATTTTCCATCTTTCTACTGCAAAAGAAATGGAATTATTCACGAATAAAATTCCATTAGAAGATAAAAAAATTACCGCTGAGGTGTGTGTACATCACCTTTGGTTTACCGATGAAGATTATAAAACAAAAGGAAATTTTATTAAATGGAATCCTGCTGTAAAAACGGCCGAAGATCGTGCAGAACTTTGGAAAGCTTTAAATGACGGACGTATCGATGTTATAGCAACAGATCACGCGCCTCATACTAAAGAAGAAAAATCGCAGTCGTATTTAAAAGCACCATCAGGAGGTCCGCTTGTGCAGCATGCAGTTGTTGTCATGTTCGAAGCACATCATCAAGGGAAAATCAGCATTGAGAAAATTGTGGAAAAAATGTGCCACAATCCTGCTAAGATTTTCAAAATTGAAAAAAGAGGATTTATTAAAGAAGGTTATTTTGCCGATTTAGTAATCGTAAACCCAAGCCTGCCATGGAGTGTAAATCATGATAATATTTTATACAAATGCGGCTGGTCTCCTTTTGAAGGAACAACTTTTAAATCGAGAATTACACACACTTTTGTAAATGGCGAATTGGTTTATAATAACTTTAAAGTAAAAGACATCCGCGTCGGAAAACGATTATTGTTTGACAGATAA
- a CDS encoding polyprenol monophosphomannose synthase, whose translation MNDSIVIIPTYNEIENVESIIRAVLSQHKPFHLLIIDDNSPDHTADKVIALQEEYPGRLFLEKRAKKAGLGTAYVHGFKWALEHKYDFIFEMDADFSHNPNDLEKLYDACHFGGADLAIGSRYVKGVNVVNWPLSRVLMSYFASVYVKFITGMKIHDATAGFVCYKREVLEKINLNKIKFVGYAFQIEMKYRTYCAKFEIKEVPIIFTDRTKGVSKMSNAIIKEAILGVISLRLKKLVNTL comes from the coding sequence ATGAATGATAGTATTGTCATAATTCCCACTTATAACGAAATAGAGAACGTAGAAAGTATAATAAGAGCCGTTCTTTCACAACATAAACCTTTTCATCTTTTAATAATCGATGATAATTCGCCGGATCATACTGCTGATAAAGTAATTGCTTTGCAGGAAGAATATCCCGGAAGATTATTTCTTGAAAAAAGAGCCAAAAAAGCAGGCTTAGGGACTGCTTATGTTCATGGTTTTAAATGGGCATTAGAACATAAATATGATTTCATTTTTGAGATGGATGCCGATTTTTCGCATAACCCAAATGATCTTGAAAAATTGTACGATGCCTGCCATTTTGGAGGCGCCGATTTAGCTATTGGTTCTCGTTATGTAAAAGGTGTAAACGTAGTAAACTGGCCTTTAAGCCGTGTGTTAATGTCATATTTTGCATCGGTTTACGTAAAGTTTATTACCGGAATGAAAATTCACGATGCAACAGCAGGTTTTGTTTGTTATAAAAGAGAAGTTTTGGAGAAAATTAATCTGAACAAAATAAAATTTGTTGGATATGCGTTTCAAATCGAAATGAAATACAGAACTTATTGTGCTAAATTTGAAATAAAAGAAGTGCCGATTATTTTTACGGACAGAACAAAAGGAGTTTCAAAAATGAGTAATGCCATTATAAAAGAAGCAATTCTGGGTGTGATTTCTCTTCGCTTGAAAAAATTAGTCAATACATTATAA
- a CDS encoding uroporphyrinogen-III synthase has product MKVKTILVSQPEPKVENSPYFELQQKHKIKIDFRPFIHVEGVSAKEIRLQKIDLNHYTAIILTSRNAVDHFFRVADEMRYKVPEGLKYFCQSEAVAFYLQKYVVYRKRKIYVGAKDFADLSPLIKKYKDEKFLLPASDQLNADAPVTLNSLKVDWAQAIFYRTVMSDLSDLADVYYDVLAFFSPTGIKSLFKNFPDFQQNNTRIAVFGSTTQKEALDHGLRIDILAPTPETPSMTMALEKYIAEANKGK; this is encoded by the coding sequence ATGAAAGTGAAAACAATTTTGGTGTCACAACCTGAACCTAAAGTGGAGAATTCTCCTTACTTTGAGCTCCAACAAAAACACAAAATAAAAATTGATTTCAGACCATTTATTCATGTGGAAGGGGTTAGCGCAAAAGAGATTCGATTACAAAAAATCGATCTTAATCATTACACTGCGATCATTTTAACAAGTAGAAATGCTGTAGATCATTTTTTTAGAGTGGCTGATGAAATGCGTTACAAAGTTCCTGAAGGATTGAAATATTTCTGTCAATCTGAAGCCGTAGCATTTTACCTGCAAAAATATGTTGTATACAGAAAACGTAAAATTTACGTTGGGGCAAAAGATTTTGCAGACTTATCTCCTCTTATTAAAAAATACAAAGACGAGAAATTTTTGCTTCCTGCATCTGATCAATTAAATGCTGATGCTCCGGTAACATTAAACAGCCTTAAAGTAGATTGGGCGCAAGCTATTTTTTACCGAACTGTAATGAGCGATCTATCTGATCTTGCAGATGTTTATTATGATGTTTTAGCGTTTTTTAGTCCAACAGGAATTAAATCTTTATTTAAAAATTTCCCTGATTTCCAACAAAACAACACCAGGATCGCTGTATTTGGAAGCACAACTCAAAAAGAAGCTTTAGATCATGGTTTAAGAATCGATATTCTTGCTCCAACTCCAGAAACGCCTTCTATGACAATGGCTTTAGAAAAATATATTGCAGAAGCAAACAAAGGAAAATAA
- a CDS encoding DUF4271 domain-containing protein produces the protein MIINFDPRIIESKDWATALFVLTFAVVAMTKSAYETRFTEFSKLIFSDKYAKIYRDNSHMKSSFTVGLFFVQVISFAFFILLTMNIYGKALKTDYILFIQIATFLLYFILAKYLIEKIVAAAFNIDDFVELFNLQKVTYRTYIGVLILPINAILFYYDNIPAIVPLATIGISLCISLYSYFISIKTYQNVIIGKLFYFILYLCALEIAPYYFLYYWITKGSA, from the coding sequence ATGATTATAAACTTTGATCCACGAATAATTGAAAGCAAAGACTGGGCAACGGCTTTATTTGTCCTGACCTTTGCGGTTGTCGCTATGACAAAATCAGCTTATGAAACTCGTTTTACCGAATTCAGTAAGCTTATTTTTTCAGATAAATATGCCAAGATTTACCGTGACAACAGCCACATGAAAAGCAGCTTTACAGTGGGCCTATTTTTTGTTCAGGTAATTTCATTTGCTTTTTTTATTCTGCTTACGATGAATATCTATGGTAAAGCGTTAAAAACTGATTATATTTTATTTATTCAGATCGCCACTTTCCTGCTTTATTTTATTCTGGCAAAATATTTAATTGAGAAAATTGTAGCTGCTGCTTTCAATATTGACGACTTTGTCGAGCTTTTTAATTTGCAAAAAGTTACTTACAGAACTTATATTGGAGTTTTAATCCTTCCAATTAATGCGATTTTGTTCTATTATGATAATATTCCAGCGATTGTACCACTAGCAACGATAGGTATTTCGCTCTGTATCAGCCTATACTCATATTTTATTTCAATTAAAACATATCAAAACGTAATAATCGGTAAGTTATTTTATTTTATTTTATATCTTTGCGCTCTTGAAATAGCACCTTATTATTTTCTTTATTATTGGATAACAAAAGGGAGTGCTTAG
- a CDS encoding zinc metallopeptidase codes for MGSGYLIIAGAIMLFSWLVSAKLKSKFELYSKLQLRNGMSGREIAEKMLADNGITDVRVISTPGQLTDHYNPSDKTVNLSEAVYNHRNAAAAAVAAHECGHAVQHAIGYQWLAMRSALVPVVSIASNFVQWILLAGILMIKVFPGLLLIGIVVFAATTLFSIITLPVEYDASNRALAWLENKHMLTQEEQAGAKDALKWAARTYLVAALGSIATLLYYISIYAGNRRN; via the coding sequence ATGGGATCAGGATATTTAATTATTGCTGGAGCTATAATGTTGTTCAGCTGGCTGGTAAGTGCAAAACTTAAAAGTAAATTTGAATTATATTCTAAACTTCAGCTGCGAAACGGAATGAGCGGCCGTGAAATCGCTGAGAAAATGCTAGCTGATAACGGAATTACAGATGTTCGCGTTATTTCAACTCCAGGTCAGTTAACAGATCACTACAATCCATCAGACAAAACAGTTAATTTGAGCGAAGCCGTTTACAATCATCGAAATGCGGCAGCGGCAGCCGTTGCGGCACACGAATGCGGTCACGCGGTTCAGCATGCAATTGGTTACCAATGGCTGGCAATGCGATCTGCATTAGTACCGGTTGTGAGTATCGCTTCAAATTTTGTACAATGGATTTTATTAGCAGGAATCTTGATGATTAAAGTTTTTCCGGGATTATTATTAATCGGGATAGTGGTTTTTGCAGCTACAACATTATTCTCAATCATTACACTGCCGGTAGAATACGATGCAAGTAACAGGGCTTTGGCGTGGCTTGAAAACAAACACATGCTTACGCAGGAAGAACAAGCAGGAGCAAAAGATGCTTTAAAATGGGCAGCAAGAACTTATCTTGTAGCTGCTTTAGGTTCTATCGCAACGCTGCTGTACTATATCTCGATTTATGCGGGAAACAGAAGGAATTAA
- a CDS encoding NAD-dependent epimerase/dehydratase family protein produces MVLVTGATGLVGSHLLLHLIENGENVRAIYRNQNNIQKTKSVFELYKKADLFEKIEWLEADILDIPSLEIAFADIDYVYHCAALISFDPKDEEALRKTNIEGTANMVNFSIAREIKKFCFVSSIAALGDLAAHETYITEETDWNPEKPHSDYAISKYGAEMEVWRAHQEGLDVIIVNPGVILGPIPKTKNNKQGSDELYTRVANGLSFYTLGNTGFIAVDDVVKTAFELMKSDIKNERFTLIADNIVFKDILDTIADALKVKRPHLHAKPFLMNFLWVANGIFSTLFFQKRRLTKATAKASYSKNLYSNEKIKTALGTVFLDVHQYIKDISKL; encoded by the coding sequence ATGGTATTAGTAACTGGCGCAACAGGTTTAGTAGGTTCTCATTTATTGCTTCATTTAATAGAAAATGGAGAAAACGTCCGGGCTATTTACCGAAACCAAAACAATATTCAAAAAACAAAATCAGTTTTTGAATTGTATAAAAAAGCGGATTTATTCGAAAAAATCGAATGGCTTGAAGCCGATATTTTAGACATTCCATCTTTGGAAATTGCTTTCGCAGATATTGATTACGTTTATCACTGCGCTGCTTTAATTTCATTTGATCCAAAAGATGAAGAAGCACTTCGAAAAACTAATATCGAAGGAACGGCCAATATGGTCAATTTTTCAATTGCCAGAGAAATCAAAAAATTCTGTTTTGTAAGCTCAATCGCGGCTCTTGGAGATTTGGCTGCTCACGAAACTTATATTACCGAAGAAACCGACTGGAATCCTGAAAAACCACACAGCGATTACGCCATTTCTAAATATGGTGCCGAAATGGAAGTCTGGCGCGCACATCAGGAAGGCCTGGATGTTATTATTGTAAATCCCGGCGTAATTCTTGGTCCGATACCAAAAACTAAAAACAACAAACAAGGCAGTGATGAACTGTATACCAGAGTTGCCAACGGACTTTCGTTTTACACACTCGGAAATACTGGTTTTATTGCTGTGGATGATGTTGTAAAAACGGCTTTTGAATTAATGAAAAGCGATATAAAAAACGAACGTTTTACTTTAATTGCCGATAATATTGTTTTTAAAGATATTCTCGATACAATTGCCGATGCTTTGAAAGTAAAAAGACCGCATCTTCATGCTAAACCGTTTTTAATGAATTTTCTTTGGGTTGCTAATGGAATATTTTCGACTTTGTTTTTCCAAAAAAGACGCCTTACAAAAGCAACTGCAAAAGCTTCTTATTCTAAAAATTTGTATTCTAATGAAAAAATAAAAACCGCTCTGGGAACGGTTTTTTTAGATGTACATCAATATATAAAAGACATTTCGAAATTATAA
- a CDS encoding DUF4296 domain-containing protein, whose translation MKNCLLILLVLLLSVSCKKEVVKQPAKLISKEKMIDIMYDLSLLEAMKYQHTELLDSTDTNPTKFIFKKYKVDSLQFAQNNVYYASDYENYKDMFDEVGERLKKVERATDSIVKIEDKKAAKEAKKKAKETPKDSIKKPSNKINLDSIRRQMKQPVK comes from the coding sequence ATGAAAAATTGTTTACTAATACTATTGGTTTTGTTACTTTCTGTAAGTTGCAAAAAAGAGGTTGTAAAACAACCGGCAAAACTTATTTCGAAAGAAAAAATGATTGATATTATGTATGACTTGTCTCTTCTGGAAGCCATGAAATATCAGCATACAGAGCTTTTGGATTCTACAGATACCAATCCAACAAAATTTATTTTCAAAAAATATAAAGTAGACAGTCTGCAGTTTGCTCAGAACAACGTATACTACGCATCTGACTATGAAAACTACAAAGACATGTTTGATGAAGTTGGAGAACGTTTGAAAAAAGTCGAAAGAGCAACAGACTCAATTGTAAAAATTGAAGATAAAAAAGCAGCAAAAGAAGCTAAAAAGAAAGCAAAAGAAACGCCAAAAGATTCAATTAAGAAACCTTCGAATAAAATCAATCTTGATTCTATAAGAAGACAAATGAAACAACCTGTAAAATAG